Proteins encoded within one genomic window of Episyrphus balteatus chromosome 1, idEpiBalt1.1, whole genome shotgun sequence:
- the LOC129907083 gene encoding ATP-binding cassette sub-family G member 1: MTSNRKNASTSCCSHESVSNSDINEISVESQHLTEKVGLKYLPSWPAVNLEFRDLNYSVPDLTKGSKLILRGIHGEFRSNELTAVLGPSGCGKTTLLNVLAGYNSSTATGQINVNRRPRQAKIFRRMSRYIMQNEVLDPHCTVQEAMILAAHLKLGNELPMSQKMEMIDEILYMLRLKKSENTMCERMSGGEKKRLSIALELVNNPPVIFLDEPTTGLDDLSSSQCISLLRRIAHSGRTIICTIHTPSAKLFDMFDKVYVLADGQCAYQGSTQNIVPFMNSIGLSCPLTYNPADFIIEVAGREYGNDYYDKMVAAVENGKCSRWTPDFDYNNTTISDTHEQAKSMEEFEEEINPKLLKSKCSWLLQFRLLLRRMLIQMWRDKSYIKLKFIVTIALGMIVGGIYDGVGNDATKALFNFGFAFTIIIAYLYLPMMPVLLQFPTEVRLLKREYFNQWYQLSSYYLAMVCSKIPFMLILAMIYITMIYLMSNQPLELNRFSMIFLISILTGMTSDSLGVLISSRFSIVNSMFVGPVISVPMILLSCYGIGYGKETYVPAYLKFFMSMSYLRHGLEGLVAALYGSDRSDTICPETEIFCMFKKSKFLLVMLGFDGVDYTYSVSCLAIFYVVFTLAAFIMIKQRLTFNSSNYIAVQYIGQFVKSHLNFASLKY; encoded by the exons GAAGTAAACTCATTCTTCGAGGTATCCATGGTGAATTTAGATCTAATGAACTAACAGCTGTGTTGGGTCCATCAGGATGTGGCAAGACTACACTTTTAAATGTTTTGGCAGGATACAA ttcctCAACAGCAACTGGCCAAATAAATGTAAACCGTCGACCTAGACAAGCAAAAATCTTCCGACGAATGTCTCGCTATATAATGCAAAACGAAGTTCTCGACCCACATTGCACTGTTCAAGAAGCTATGATATTAGCAGCACATCTTAAGCTTGGCAATGAGTTACCCATGTCACAAAAAATGGAAAtg ATCGATGAGATTCTTTACATGCTTCGTTTGAAGAAGTCTGAAAACACCATGTGTGAACGAATGTCAGGTGGAGAGAAAAAGCGTCTATCAATTGCACTAGAACTGGTCAATAATCCACCTGTCATATTTCTAGACGAACCAACTAC CGGTCTTGATGACTTATCAAGTTCTCAATGCATCTCATTACTACGTCGAATAGCACACTCGGGTCGAACAATTATCTGTACAATTCATACACCATCGGCTAAACTTTTTGACATGTTTGACAAGGTGTACGTCCTTGCGGACGGTCAGTGTGCCTATCAGGGTTCAACACAAAACATTGTGCCATTTATGAATTCAATTGGATTATCTTGTCCGCTAACATACAATCCAGCTGATTTTA tAATTGAAGTTGCTGGACGAGAATATGGAAATGATTATTATGATAAAATGGTTGCTGCTGTTGAAAATGGCAAATGTTCAAGATGGACCCCAGACTttgattacaacaacacaacaaTTAGCGATACTCATGAACAAGCCAAATCCATGGAAGAATTCGAAGAAGAAATCAATCCGAaacttttaaaatccaaatGTTCGTGGCTTTTACAATTTCGATTACTTTTGAGAAGAATGCTTATACAAATGTGGAGAGATAAA tCCTACATCAAGCTGAAATTTATTGTCACAATCGCTCTGGGTATGATTGTTGGAGGAATCTATGATGGAGTCGGAAATGATGCTACGAAAGCTTTGTTCAATTTCGGTTTCGCATTCACAATTATTATTGCATATTTATATCTGCCAATGATGCCAGTTTTGCTTCAat TTCCCACCGAAGTTCGACTACTTAAGCGTGAGTACTTTAACCAGTGGTATCAACTAAGCTCCTACTACTTAGCAATGGTTTGTTCGAAAATACCATTCATGTTAATATTGGCTATGATCTACATCACAATGATTTACTTGATGTCTAACCAACCACTTGAGCTTAATCGGTTTTCCATGATCTttcttatttcaattttaactgGAATGACTTCTGATAGCTTAGGTGTTCTTATTTCTTCGCGATTTAGCATAGTT aactcaATGTTTGTTGGACCTGTAATATCAGTTCCAATGATTCTACTCTCCTGCTATGGCATTGGCTATGGTAAAGAAACCTACGTGCCAGcatacttaaaatttttcatgtCTATGAGTTATCTTCGACATGGTCTGGAAGGACTTGTAGCAGCACTTTATGGAAGCGATCGCTCCGATACTATTTGTCCTGAAActgaaatattttgtatgttCAAAAAGTCCAAATTTCTACTCGTAATGTTGGGCTTTGATGGAGTTGATTATACATATTCGGTTTCCTGTTTGGCGatattttatgttgtttttactTTGGCAGCATTTAtaatgataaaacaacgtttaacatTTAATTCATCAAATTATATTGCTGTACAGTATATTGGACAATTTGTTAAGtcacatttgaattttgcatctTTAAAGTACTAA